The Salvelinus alpinus chromosome 3, SLU_Salpinus.1, whole genome shotgun sequence genome segment AGTCTCATCAACAGCACAGCTCAGTCAGAATGGATGTTTTTTTAGTTACTCTAGCAGCTGTAGTGTGTTAACTGTTTCCCTGGTAATGTGATGTAAAGATTAACACGCCCTCACTGGGGGCCTCAGCCTTGCCTCATCTCCTGGCCCTATGCCAGGTGTTAGTTGGCTCCCCAGCTCTCTCAGCACATACCAGCTCTGTGTTGAAGCATGCTCTATAGTCTATACTAACTGACTCACGCCCACCACCAGTGTACTCTGGTCAGTCAAGTGTCAAAATTAAGGTTGAAAGTTCCTTTCAGAATTTCAGATGTAATTCAAGTTATGTGTCTTTGTCTATGCCACAGTTGTAGGCCTAGCATCTCTGGTTTATCTAGATATAACTTCCTAGAGTGAATGTCCTCTTACAATATAAGTTGGACCTTTTCATTATTGACTGTCATGTCTTGAAAAAGGTCCCAAACCCGAAATGTTGACACCCAATAAACACATGCAGAGGTAATCGTGTGTGGGGGAATTCTTATAAATTGATTGAACTTTGCAGTTTTATTCCTAGCACCACTTATGAGAGACTGCGTAGTTGTTAATCTTTAAAAATGTGttgatttttccacatttttcatTGTAGCTACATGGGCAGGGTGTGTAACAGCATTCCTAAGAGGTGATACATTTATAGCCTTAACTTTGTTTCAGGTTAAGGTTAACTCAGTCTCTTCCCCTCTGACCTTTCCAGGCTCCTCCTACCCTATGAGAGGTACACCAAAGGAGAGAAGGACAAACCCCTCCCCTCAGCCAAACCCAAAAAACAGGAGCATGGGGCCCAAGAGGGGGGTGTCAAACCCAAAGGGGTCACAGCGAAACGACCTAAAGGTGGACTAAACCAGAGGCAGGTGgccaggaaggagagagagagcgacgacACAGCAAAAAGCCGGGAGCTCTCACAGGTCAGTCCTACTAAttttctgtccgtctgtctcacactctctcgttcacacacactctttcttagAAGGATAACATATGCCAACGTCACACATACATCATGTATATGTATTGAATAACAGTATGGCATGTTTTCCCACTAAGGTAtctgaggagaaagaggagaaccAGGAGCCTGCAGTGATGAAGCAGGATCCTCTTCCCAGAAAGGAGCCTGAAGAAGAGTTACAACACACCATGAAGAAAGAGGAGACATTGAGCCAGGAGGAAGTATCCTGCCTGAATCCCCCCAACACAGACTGCCACCAAGCCACACCTgtgctccacagtgatctgtgtCCACAGCCCGAGTGGAGACATCCCAGCCAGCCACAATCAGACACATTCAACCCTGAGCAAAGGGACCAAGCCGATGGAACCCTCTCTAAGACCCCATATCCACACAACTGGGACAACAACGACAGTAAGCCTAGGTATAGCAGTCTAGCTGACCCAAGCACACCTGACACTCCAGTAGCTAAAGACACAGACAGTCACGGTTATGGACATGGTGGGAGGGTGGGTAAGGTGCTGCCCATGTGTAAGCAGAGCCCACCCCCACTGCAGCTGTACTCTACAGAGCCACTCACAGACAAACAGGAATCCCCCAGTAAAAAAAAAGAGATAAATCAGTGTCACGTGCACACGCCAACAGCATACTCCAAGGACAACCTGGGGGTCATGTCCCCACTAGCCAAGAAGAAGCTCCTCTCCCAAGTCTGTGAGACAAGTCATTACTCATTCAGttccccttctcttcctcctcccactcCATCAGCCAGCGTGGGTGATGTAAGCGACAGCTGCGTAGAGGAGGTGGTGAAACTGAGGGAGGACTCCATCCCGGACAGCCCAGAGATGGCTCCTGTCTTCAGGCCTTCTGTCATTCAGCACGCCCAAAGCGTCAAACCCCAGCAAGAGAGGAGTCCTCTGGGGGATCTGTCTGAGCCTTTCACTTGCAGAGTGAGCCACTTCCAGCCCCGGCTCAACCCCCCCTGGCACCCCTACCTCCACAGGACTGAGCACCAGGATGGAGTGGAGAACGCAGGGGAGACACGGATGCAGCAGCACCCCAGTCAGGCACCACCAGGCTTTGCAGGCGACTGCTACTCCTCCCCTCACCTACACAACCTCTACCGGCAGACAGAGAACTGTCTGAGTCAAGAGCGAATGGCCAATTATCCCAACAGAGACAAACAGGGACATTTTATCGGGGAATGTCAGAGCAGCGAGGGCTTCAGCTTAAACAATCCTGACAGAGAAGGGTTGGCTTACAGAGCTCCCAACTTCTCTGAGAGGACACAAACACATGGGGATAGACCATTGGACGAGGAACCCCGAGATTTCAGTATTTCCAAGCCTGTCACTCAAAGAATGTCTTTCACAAAGCCCTCTTTCTGTGGCCTCCCATATCCCATGATGCATCAGAGTTTAGACTATCACCCCAAAGCATGCAGAGTCCTCCCCATGACTATATCTACACCCAAACAAAAcccagacccccctcagcccttCTTCAACCCTAAAAGCCACGCTGAGACTGTCAGTGCCTCCAGACCCAGTAAGAGAAGCCTGGGGGAACTAGAGAACGAGGGGGTGCCAGACCGCAAGGTGCGAGTGGTGACCCCCATGCACCCCGCCGGCTCTGTCCGCAGGGGTGACCCACAGGGGGAGGAGCTTAAACCAGCTGAACTGGCGCACGCCATCCACCTCCACATTCCCGAGGGCCACACCTACCCTCCACACGCGCCCTTCTACCCAGGGATGTACCCCGGGATGCAGGACGCCCTCCATCACAACCTCCAGTACCTGAAGAGCCAGACAGCTGTGTCCCCCCTGGTCCCTCCACTAGCCTTCCACTCCATGATGCTACAGAGGCAGCTGATGGCCTCACAGCCCAGCCCCCATCACTTTTACAGGCACCCTGGGGGGACGGCCCTGTACGGGGACCTCCTGCACCAACTGTACCCCCTGTCCACCCTTACCCACCCACAGCTGTCCTCCATGCACCCCAGCACCAGACTCTAACAGACAAACCTACATGGAGCTTAACTGTCTCTACCTGGGACAGTGGATCTAGTGTTCTATTATTCAGTAAGCATGACAACACTGGTTAACTGTAGCTGGTGGATTTAGTCAGGCACACAGTTACATTTTTTTCTATTTTTCGTTTGTTTTTGCACTGTGCTGTATCACCACTTAAGTTACCTTGTCTCAATTTGCACTCTGTAGTGTTTGTGTTCACCAACCAGGTCCTTTCTCTCGCTCAACAGTCAGGTTCTTACTATCTTTGAGTGtggagggacaggagacagagaaaATCCATTGGCATGCATGTCGAGGGACAATCAGATTTGCTGGGTCTCCAAAGGGATGGACTACATCACTGCAATGCAACAACCTCATCCTCCAAATGTGTTCTGGGGATTTTATCAGGTTGAAACACTAAAAAAACATGAGGGGCCTATCTAAAATAGACTCTTTACGCAAAGTTTGCCATTGGAAAAGTTAATGCAGCTGTTAAGCATTAGGCTACTCCACCTTCAATCaagtttttaatatatttttagaGCTCTCTAGTGTGGTGCTTTGGCCTGTTTCTGTTCATGTATAAGTCAACTACACCTGTATTCTTAGGAATTACTGTGTTAAACCACGGTGCTGTACAAAACCACAAGGTCCTGAGGtattgtatgtacagtaccagtcaaaaatgtggATACAactactcattacagggtttttctttatttttactattttctacattgtagaataatagtgaagacatcaaaactgaaataacacatatggaatcatgtagtaaccaaaaaagtgttaaacaaatcaaaatatgttttatttgagatttttcaaagtagccaccctttgccttgatgacagctttgtacactcttggccttctctcaaccagcttcaagaggtagtcacatggaatgcatttcaattaacaggtgtgccttgttaaaagttaaatagtggagtttgaaccaatcagttgtgttgtgacaaggtacgggaggtatacaaaagatagccctatttggtaaaagaccaagtccatattatggcaaggacagctcaaataagcaaagagaaacgacagtccatcattactaagtagtcaatctggaaaatgtcaagaactttattCAAATTTcaagaaagtttcttcaagtgcagtcgcaaaaaccatcaagcactatgatgaaactggctctcatgaggaccgcctcaGGAAAGGAtgaccaagagttacctctgctgcagaggataagttcattagagttaactgcacctcaaatgaatgcttcacagagtttaagtaacagacacatctcaacatcaactgttcagaggagactgtgtaaatcaggccttcatggtcaaattgctgcaaagaaactactactaaaggacaccaataagaaaagagACTTATTTGGGCcaaaaaacacaagcaatggagattagaccagtggaaatctgtcctttggtctgatgagtccaaatttgagatttttggttccaaccactgtatctttgtgagacgcagggtaggtgaatggatggtctctgcatgtgtagttcccactgcaaagcatggaggaggaggtgtgatggtgcttttctggtgacactgtcaaggaacacttaaccagcatggctaccacagcattctgcagcgatactccatcccatctggtttgcgcttagtgggactatcattttgtttttcaacaggacaatgacccaacacacctccaggctgtgtaagggctatttgaccaaggagagtgatagaatgctgcatcagatgacctggtctctacaatcacctaacctcaacccaattgagatggtttgggatgagttggaccgcagagtgaaggaaaagcagcgctcagcatttgtgggaactccttaaagactgttgaaaaatcattccaggtgaagctggttgagagaatgccaggagtgtgcaaagctgtcatcaaggcaaagggtggcaactttgaagaatcaaaaaaagatatatatttgtttaacacttttttggttactacatgattacatgtgtgttatttaatagttttgatgtcttcaatattattctacaatgtagaaaatagtaaaaataaagaaaaacccttgaatgagtaggtgtgtccaaacttttgactggtactgtagataaaAGCTCATTTTCATCAGAACACCCAAGCTGTGAAGAAACCACATTTGACGTTTTTCATCAGTTTTTTAAGGCGAGTCGTATCGCTTGTCAGGAACATTCTCTCAAAATGTTTTGTTGAACCCTGAGAGATGGGAAGGTGACCCAGATACATTAATATATTGAACAGAAAGTATTTGTACTACACTTAACATTTGAGTCACTGATGCTGCCTACTGTGACATCTGACAGCACTTATCTTGACACATTGTAGCTCTGAAAAATCATTTATTCTTTCATGTATGGCTGTTTACTCAGCCTCCTTCGTTCAACAGCATACTGTatgataaataaaaaatgtgtcttGTAGATTATTGCTTTGTGAATATGTGCCTTTCTTAATCTTTGATTACTGGTTGCAGCACTACAGTTATAAGGTTCCATTCTATCATCACATTGCAGTGCAAACTCATTGGACTGTAATTGTATAGTATCATAGTTAATGTTTAGCAAAGGCATAGTTAAGCACTGGTGTAGAGAATGGCTACTAGAATAGATTTATGTGCCACAGCCAGGCTCAGTGATCAAAAGGAACCCTGTAGCGCCTGAGGACTAATAGCACCTGGTCTGGGTTTACAACCATCATAACTGTTTTAATGGGTATTTGGGACATATGAAATATAGGTAACACATAGCCGTTTAATTTTGTCTTGAAGCCAATCAGAAGAGATTTAGCAGACACTTAAGATAAACATTAATTTACAATTACATGTTCTGAATGTCATGTTTGCTTCAGCGGCTTTAGTAACTACTGTTTAGGCTCCTTAATATTCAAAACTATTCTCTGGCATCTTTCTCTGTCTGACATCTTCTGTAAATAATAATGTAAATACTGTTGACTTCTGACAGTCTTATCATGTGTTATATGTTGTTATAATCTGTAAATAGTATGAATGCATAAAGCTGCTTACACAATCTAGATGTGTCAAAGGTCACCTTACTATATTAGATCTGAACACTATTTGTAGGACACTTTTTATTTGCTTGTTTTCCCACATTGTTTCCATACTGTTCATCTTTAACGTGTTTTTGATACGATGTGCCATCTGTTTACCAATCATTTAGCTGGCAAACAAGAAGAAAAACATTTTGTATTATATGATCCTCTGTATATTTAATTAAAATATTTTACTATCAACGAATGTCTTTCTCCCCTTAATTGTGGTGGTACTATACCACAGATGGGTGAGGTTGGAAAATATAACTAATTTTCTAAGAAGATCCATGATGAAATATTGAAATGTCATGTAGACCCAACTACAAAGGtccaggtaactgccaaaataaaggagacACCAACATAAAGTATCTCAATAGGGCATTGTCACATCACGAGCAGCGAgaaagtgtctggaactctattggagggatgcgacaccattctttcatgagaaattccataatttggtgttttgttgatggtggtggaaaatgctgtctcaggtgCTGCTCCAGGTTCTCCCATACATGTTCAATTCTTTGAGACCACTCTTTCAAAGTCACAGCAATCTCTTCTTcaagccatggtagccaaaataataggCAACTGGGCGTTTTTATACATAAAAGTAAGCATGATGGGGTGTTCATTGCTCAAtaaactcaggaaccacacctgtgtgtaagcacctactttcaatatactttgtattgctcatttactcaagtgttttctTTATATTGACAGCTACCTGAATTTCAAGGCATATTGCAGGCATTTTGCCAGTGTTGGGTCTAACTCAATGTCTTAAGTCTTAATCACTGTGCAATTTGCTGACAGTATGTCTGGAACGGAAGGTTGCTAATAATTCAAAGGTTCGTGTTCCCATTTATAGTAGTTGTAACATGTTTTCAGTTGAGAGATATTCTAGATCTCTCACCACCACTAAAGGTAGGTCTCGACAAGGTGTCAAacggcacttaaatattttgtcttgctcattcaacCTCTgactggcacacatacacaatccatgtctcaattgtctcgaggcttaaaaatccttctttaacctgtctcctccccttcatcaacactgattgaagtggatttacagttgacatcaataagggatcatagctttcccctggATTTTCAacgttttgctcgcctgaggtagagtatctcatgataagctgaagaccacactatctacctagagagttttcatctgtatttttcatagatgtctacataccaccacagaccgatgctgacactaagaccgcactcaatgagctgtattctgccataagcaaacaggaaaatgcttatccagaggcagcgctcctagtggccagggactttaatgcagggaaacttaaatccgttttaccaaatgtCTAACAGTGTGTTAAATttacaaccagagggaaaaaaactctagaccacctttactccacacacagagacgcatacaaagctctccctcaccctccatttggcaattctgaccataattatatcctcctgattcctgaatacaagcaacaattaaagcaggaaggaccagtgactcggtcaataaaaaaagtggtcagacgaagcagatgctaagctacaggactgttttgctagcacagactggaatatgttccacgattcttccgatggcattgaagagtacaccacatcagtcattggcttcgtcaataagtgcattgatgacgtcgtcccaacAGTGACCGTACAAGCAAGATGTTGTAGCAAACAAGTCTTTGTTTGCCAAGGCAACACACCGTCCCTGTATCAGCAGCACACCTTTTTCCCTACTCGCTTCTCCTGTCTGTGGAACAGCTTGTTGTGTTCATAGACATATAATCGTTCAAAGGGTTTTGGTACCTCTaaacctggcaatttgactgttaaactcatgggtacactagcaatggctgccagtcttgacttgaatgggaactgccatTTATGGATTATATGCCTATGGTTGGTTACAGCTGTCATTTGCCTTTCCcaaatttcaaaatacaatcgTGCAAAAAACatacagtttggaaagcaaatgctgtcattactaaatgtgtcAGGTGATAGGTACTTTAACATTTAGGGCTGTCCCAATAGAGAAAAGAATATTGGTTGACCAAGAGGCATCTGTAAAATtaagtgtatttttccatatattcaCAAATCCTTTGCTTTTTCATCAAATCAACAATattcactgagcttgtctgatgttTTCAGCACACTGTTTGATTATATAATTAAGACAAACAAATGACTAGAGGAAGTCCGACCAGCAATTGATTTGATTATGCCAGGTCGGGCTCAGACTTGCTGCCctgtgttaaaaaaaaagaaaaaacagtgagtgactgtgtgactagcatccatggtgtctctctcctccctggtgCAGTGACCTCCACAGAACATCAAAATGTTTATCGTGCTATGTTGCTgaacataattacagccatttctaactgaaaagttctgttatttgaaatccctcatttgtttaggaaaaagaTTCGCTATTCcttcaacccttgctctctttacgtggCACATGTATGCATCACATGCACATGACCAATATGGCCTGACCTAaagcatatcataatcacatcaataaattggttataacaaactctgaacaccgtaacacgtgacagcaaaatggatgcagaggaaGTGACAAATAAACTCGAAACaggggaatgtttactggttgttCAGGAAATAAAGGGAAAGTCAGATCTGTGGAAGACATTTGACCTATGGAAACTACTGGAGATCAAGAAGAGGAGGGTAAGGAGCAAGCGCtgcgtgcatattatgtgtgccaaacagATGCTGTACAGATTACAATATACATTTTTTGACTGCTTGGAACAATGTAAAAGACACTAAATAAATTCTAAGCATACCAGAGAGTCTGTTGTAGCATTTTTTTGtcaagcctttattacagcaaagactaaaaacagtCGCTTTCATTCGTGAATGCAATTTCTGCTTTATTTATTGTTTAAGCTAATTATCCAAGGCTCACTTTatagccatgcgtcctctgaaacacgacctgTCAAGCCGCACTGCTAGAGAAGCTGTTCTAATGAtaaaaagcctttattacagcaaatcAAAGAATTAAAACAGCCacatttgtgaaattgtttaCTTGACATATTGTTGCTCACGGAATCAGCAGGccattaaacaaacactcaaacaggatcagtcttatatatatatatatattgattattTATAATGCCAGGCACATTTGtaacccgattcaggaaactggGCGTAtctcgcaagtcacgacttcacaggagagccgtttgaacgtaaaacATATAAAAATgaattttttggcagaaatgccttctcaaacatgtgaactttcatgtgccttaataacaaacttgcatGCCATCTGTAAACATgtataaaattgttaaattacgagtcttgttggttaagccacagaaaaagacagcaaccatcccactagccatgattggctgagatagtGAGTGGggtggacatgccgagagatgagttcgggtGGTCTGCTATATAGAAGGCTTCTGTCCatttgagctcgtcagtctgtgttggtaatcctgtcgaaaatggctttttttttaaatgtattgtgtagtggagctgtataagtgttgctctccactttctggaggatcaagttttgaaatcagctTGCAGGGGTTGCGTGCATTTAAATCATATgaatccaaggtggcttagcagttcagacgtctttttctgttccgtattgttcgtgtcctgtatatatatatatttacacctttcttcgcatatcttttatctattttattatccaagaactcaactacaaaagctttcctgcaaaagctttcctgcaacccgcttcaccaattacaaaaagtattacttacctcaatctgaaaatccatcgtggaagctagccaggggctaattcagaagctagcctgaaagcttaaccagaagctactccgatagctagccagaagctaatctgtagctgccccgaaattagccggtttgctg includes the following:
- the LOC139570940 gene encoding AT-rich interactive domain-containing protein 5B-like gives rise to the protein MEPNSPKWVGSSCGLHGPYIFYKAFKFHRDGKPRILSLGDFFFVRCKPGDPICIAELQLLWEERTTKQLLSSSKLYFLPEDTPSGRTVSHGEHEVIAVSEKVIVRLEDLVKWTVPEFSEWSHGLRAAPLKPSVLRELGTNGHREALHRYRESTFTSGLNFRDIQRERSQLGQEDDGKKVLVMSYPQYCRYRSVLARLREQPSALLTDHTVLALGGIASQHDTTRILYCRDTFEHPTLLQNESVCEEFAPNLKGRPRKKKLSVSQRRDSQGHSQGPQGPQEPSTPENKSPTKVKPNCHVTVPTRGTMAKPRICKQAAVEEKVEREKKEEKEEDEESSKESRADEQAFLVALYKYMKERDTPIDRIPFLGFKQINLWTMFQAAQKLGGYELITVRRQWKNVYDELGGNPGSTSAATCTRRHYERLLLPYERYTKGEKDKPLPSAKPKKQEHGAQEGGVKPKGVTAKRPKGGLNQRQVARKERESDDTAKSRELSQVSEEKEENQEPAVMKQDPLPRKEPEEELQHTMKKEETLSQEEVSCLNPPNTDCHQATPVLHSDLCPQPEWRHPSQPQSDTFNPEQRDQADGTLSKTPYPHNWDNNDSKPRYSSLADPSTPDTPVAKDTDSHGYGHGGRVGKVLPMCKQSPPPLQLYSTEPLTDKQESPSKKKEINQCHVHTPTAYSKDNLGVMSPLAKKKLLSQVCETSHYSFSSPSLPPPTPSASVGDVSDSCVEEVVKLREDSIPDSPEMAPVFRPSVIQHAQSVKPQQERSPLGDLSEPFTCRVSHFQPRLNPPWHPYLHRTEHQDGVENAGETRMQQHPSQAPPGFAGDCYSSPHLHNLYRQTENCLSQERMANYPNRDKQGHFIGECQSSEGFSLNNPDREGLAYRAPNFSERTQTHGDRPLDEEPRDFSISKPVTQRMSFTKPSFCGLPYPMMHQSLDYHPKACRVLPMTISTPKQNPDPPQPFFNPKSHAETVSASRPSKRSLGELENEGVPDRKVRVVTPMHPAGSVRRGDPQGEELKPAELAHAIHLHIPEGHTYPPHAPFYPGMYPGMQDALHHNLQYLKSQTAVSPLVPPLAFHSMMLQRQLMASQPSPHHFYRHPGGTALYGDLLHQLYPLSTLTHPQLSSMHPSTRL